A region from the Oxyura jamaicensis isolate SHBP4307 breed ruddy duck unplaced genomic scaffold, BPBGC_Ojam_1.0 oxyUn_random_OJ62313, whole genome shotgun sequence genome encodes:
- the VMO1 gene encoding vitelline membrane outer layer protein 1 homolog codes for MPAAWALLLLVGFAGTTGRRQGQDLGRSDASVISVSNGGPWGDWAWPEMCPKGSYASGVSFKVEPPQGVMEEDTALNGVRLHCSRGGNADSSYTAESQSGRWGSWTEVLWCPHQGHLVGFALQVQVPQHGFLHDEVAATNARFACSDGQVLQGPGAVWGQWGGWSHQCPKAVCGIQTRQEPAWGLKRDDTALNDLRLFCCQ; via the exons ATGCCGGCAGCgtgggccctgctgctgctggtggggttTGCAGGGACCACAGGGAGACGGCAGGGTCAGGACCTGGGCAGGAGCGATGCCTCCGTCATCTCAGTGTCCAACGGGGGACCCTGGGGTGACTGGGCCTGGCCGGAGATGTGTCCCAAGGGGTCCTACGCCAGCGGTGTCAGCTTCAAG GTAGAGCCGCCACAGGGGGTGATGGAGGAAGACACGGCACTGAACGGGGTTCGGCTGCACTGCTCCCGTGGGGGGAACGCCGACAGCAGCTACACAGCTGAGTCCCAGAGCGGCAG GTGGGGCAGCTGGACGGAGGTCCTCTGGTGCCCCCACCAGGGGCACCTGGTGGGCTTTGCGCTGCAGGTCCAGGTGCCCCAGCATGGGTTCCTGCACGATGAAGTGGCTGCCACCAACGCACGGTTTGCATGCTCTGACGggcaggtgctgcaggggccgggggctgtCTGGGGCCAGTGGGGTGGCTGGAGCCATCAGTGCCCTAAGGCGGTGTGCGGCATCCAGACACGACAGGAACCTGCATGGGGGCTGAAGAGGGATGACACGGCCCTGAATGATCTGCGCCTCTTCTGCTGCCAGTGA